One window of the Triticum dicoccoides isolate Atlit2015 ecotype Zavitan chromosome 3B, WEW_v2.0, whole genome shotgun sequence genome contains the following:
- the LOC119281824 gene encoding BAG family molecular chaperone regulator 4-like — translation MVKIPSPRRLFRSRSKSTVGGIGGVDMCAMVAEHERIEWEVRPGGMLVQKRRAPDDDDVVEAILVRVSAGCGGWQHDVSIDATATFGDLKVLLSLATGLWPREQRLLYRGRERDDGDHLHMAGVQDKDKVLLLEDPAMTERKLRSTTLAQLMGVPCHSFIQV, via the coding sequence ATGGTGAAGATTCCTAGCCCGAGGAGGCTGTTCAGGAGCCGGTCCAAGAGCACGGTGGGCGGCATCGGCGGGGTGGACATGTGCGCCATGGTGGCCGAGCACGAGAGGATCGAGTGGGAGGTGCGGCCCGGCGGGATGCTTGTGCAGAAGCGCCGggcgccggacgacgacgacgtggTCGAGGCCATCCTGGTGCGGGTGTCCGCCGGCTGCGGCGGGTGGCAGCACGACGTGTCCATCGACGCCACCGCCACCTTCGGCGACCTCAAGGTGCTGCTGTCGCTGGCCACCGGGTTGTGGCCCAGGGAGCAGCGGCTGCTGTACCGGGGCCGGGAGCGAGACGACGGTGACCACCTGCACATGGCCGGCGTCCAGGACAAGGACAAGGTGCTGCTCCTGGAGGACCCTGCCATGACCGAGAGGAAGCTCCGGTCCACCACCCTCGCGCAGCTCATGGGGGTGCCCTGCCACTCCTTCATCCAAGTCTAA
- the LOC119281825 gene encoding BAG family molecular chaperone regulator 1-like: MVKIPSPRRLFRSRSRSTLGGGGGVDMCAMVAEHERIEWEVRPGGMLVQKRRGPENDGCDAEEAIMVRVSTAGGGWQHDVPIDATATFGDLKVLLSLATGLWPREQRLLYRGRERDDGDHLHMAGVQDKDKVLLLEDPAVTERKLLSTSLAQLMGVPCHSFIQV; the protein is encoded by the coding sequence ATGGTGAAGATCCCGAGCCCGAGGAGGCTGTTCAGGAGCCGGTCAAGGAGCacgctgggcggcggcggcggggtggacatgtGCGCCATGGTGGCCGAGCACGAGAGGATCGAGTGGGAGGTGCGGCCCGGCGGGATGCTGGTGCAGAAACGCCGGGGGCCGGAAAACGACGGCTGCGACGCAGAGGAGGCCATCATGGTGAGGGTGTCCACCGCCGGCGGCGGGTGGCAGCACGACGTGCCCATCGACGCCACCGCCACCTTCGGCGACCTCAAGGTGCTTCTGTCGCTGGCCACCGGCCTCTGGCCGAGGGAACAGCGGCTACTGTACCGAGGCCGAGAGCGGGACGACGGTGACCACCTGCACATGGCCGGCGTCCAGGACAAGGACAAGGTGCTCCTCCTGGAGGACCCCGCCGTCACCGAGCGGAAGCTCCTGTCCACCAGCCTCGCGCAGCTCATGGGGGTGCCCTGCCATTCCTTCATCCAAGTCTAA